The Methanopyrus kandleri AV19 DNA segment ACGGTTTCATGCGCAAGGGCGAGCCGGAGCGCATCCGCGAGCTACTGGAAGAAGAACTGGGTTTGAACCTCCGGTTCGTCGAAGCCGCCGAGGAGTTCTTCGAGGCACTCCGAGGGGTCACCGATCCCGAGGAGAAGAGGAAAATCATCGGAGAGAAGTTCATCGAAGTGTTCGAGCGGATAGCGGAGGAGGAAGAAGCTGAAGTGCTCGTTCAAGGTACGATCGCACCCGATATCATCGAGTCCGAGCGTGGAATCAAGTCCCACCACAACGTCGGTGGACTGCCCGAAAAGCTGAACCTCGACGTCGTGGAACCACTTCGGGACCTATACAAGGATGAGGTGAGGGAAGTGGCTCGCTACCTAGGAATACCCGATGAAATCGTGGAGCGCATGCCGTTCCCCGGCCCCGGTCTCGCAGTTCGAGTGCTCGGGGAGGTAACGCCTGAGAAGGTCGAGATCGTGCGTGAGGCGAACGCTATCGTGGAAGAAGAGGTCGAGAAGGCCGTCGAAGAGGGGAAGATGTCGAAGCCGTGGCAGGCCTTCGCTGCACTCCTGGACTGCAAGGCCACCGGAGTGAAAGGTGACGAGCGGGACTACGGATGGGTCATCGCCGTTCGGATCGTCGAATCGATCGACGCGATGATAGCGGACGTACCCGAGGTTCCGTGGGAGGTCCTCCGCAACATTCAGGACCGGATCACCAGCGAGGTACCTGAGGTAACCAGAGTTTTGTTCGACATAACCCCTAAACCCCCTGCAACGATCGAGTTCGAGTGAGGGGGACGCGCGTTGGCTTTCGTCGTCATCCCCTCGGTCGATGTAGTCGAGGGGAAGTGTGTGCAGCTTGTCGAAGGAGATCCGGAACGGAGGACGTTCGAGTCCGATGACCCCGTGGAAACCGCGCACCAGTGGTCCGAGTTTTTCCCCTGGATTCACGTGGTGGACGTCGACGCGGCACGCGGTGAGGGGGATAACTCGGATATCATCGGACGGATCTGCGAGGAGGTCGACGCCAAGGTGCAGGTGGGTGGCGGGATCCGTTCCGCCGAACGCGCGGAAGAGCTCATCGAGCTGGGTGCCGATCGTCTGATAGTGGGAACCGTGGCGTTCACCGATAAGGATGATTTCTCGAAGATCGTCGACGTGTGTCACGATCACGGTATCGAGGTATTCGTGGCACTGGACGTCAACGAGAACCATGAGGTGCTAGTCAGCGGGTGGAAGGAGGACGCGGGAGTCACCCTGGAAGACGCCATAGAGCGCTTCAACGAAGTTGCCGACGGGTATCTGACCACCGCGGTGCACGTCGAGGGTAAGGAAATGGGTATCGACGAAAAAGTCGTTGAGAAGTCGACCGGTGCCACGGATCTCCCCGTGTTGTA contains these protein-coding regions:
- the guaA gene encoding glutamine-hydrolyzing GMP synthase, with translation MFDPKKFVEEAIEELRREIGDRKAIIAVSGGVDSTTAAVLTHRAIGSHLVCVFVDHGFMRKGEPERIRELLEEELGLNLRFVEAAEEFFEALRGVTDPEEKRKIIGEKFIEVFERIAEEEEAEVLVQGTIAPDIIESERGIKSHHNVGGLPEKLNLDVVEPLRDLYKDEVREVARYLGIPDEIVERMPFPGPGLAVRVLGEVTPEKVEIVREANAIVEEEVEKAVEEGKMSKPWQAFAALLDCKATGVKGDERDYGWVIAVRIVESIDAMIADVPEVPWEVLRNIQDRITSEVPEVTRVLFDITPKPPATIEFE
- the hisA gene encoding 1-(5-phosphoribosyl)-5-[(5-phosphoribosylamino)methylideneamino]imidazole-4-carboxamide isomerase, translated to MAFVVIPSVDVVEGKCVQLVEGDPERRTFESDDPVETAHQWSEFFPWIHVVDVDAARGEGDNSDIIGRICEEVDAKVQVGGGIRSAERAEELIELGADRLIVGTVAFTDKDDFSKIVDVCHDHGIEVFVALDVNENHEVLVSGWKEDAGVTLEDAIERFNEVADGYLTTAVHVEGKEMGIDEKVVEKSTGATDLPVLYAGGIASIKDVKRAKEAGAYGVVIGTALYHGDIDPVALLDLMEED